One region of Elusimicrobiota bacterium genomic DNA includes:
- a CDS encoding aspartate-semialdehyde dehydrogenase has product MPNRKPAGLRVAVVGATGLVGRELLKLLEDRRFPVSELIPASSGRTAQKVPFRGRRLAAPAVDEKLLRSCSLVFFASSDEVSRKLAPKLARKGIWVIDDSSAFRLDSRAPLVIPEVNFPAITKGQRLIAGPNCTLTGLAVAANLLRCQYQLLEVRLASYQSVSGAGREALEEFSKQNGLLSKTWKALSSRVPVLPRLDSAALPQQIAFNVIPQVGELDSEGHSGEEVKVSAELKKIWGMPGLKISATAVRVPVLRGHSLAVWLTFKESLTPARARQILRRTPGVRLADPYPTPISLAGDGAVHVGRIRQGTAPNEICLWIVSDNLLKGAALNSVQIAEGLLSRGRLVPGI; this is encoded by the coding sequence ATGCCCAACCGTAAACCCGCGGGGCTGCGCGTGGCCGTGGTCGGCGCCACGGGACTGGTCGGCCGGGAGCTCCTCAAGCTGCTCGAGGACCGACGCTTTCCCGTCAGCGAGCTGATTCCCGCCAGTTCCGGCAGAACCGCGCAAAAAGTTCCCTTCCGCGGGCGCCGGCTCGCCGCTCCCGCCGTGGACGAAAAGCTGTTACGCTCCTGCTCTTTGGTTTTCTTCGCGAGCTCCGACGAGGTTTCCCGCAAGCTCGCCCCCAAGCTCGCGCGCAAGGGCATCTGGGTCATAGACGATAGCTCTGCCTTCCGCCTCGATTCCCGGGCGCCCCTGGTCATCCCCGAGGTCAATTTCCCTGCCATAACCAAAGGGCAGCGTCTGATCGCCGGGCCCAATTGCACTCTGACGGGACTGGCCGTGGCCGCCAACCTCTTGCGCTGTCAATACCAGCTCCTGGAAGTCAGGCTCGCATCTTATCAGTCGGTCTCGGGAGCCGGAAGAGAAGCCCTGGAGGAGTTCTCGAAACAGAACGGACTTCTATCCAAGACCTGGAAAGCTCTATCAAGCCGCGTCCCGGTTCTTCCCAGGCTCGACAGCGCGGCTTTGCCTCAACAAATCGCCTTCAACGTCATCCCTCAAGTGGGAGAGCTCGACTCCGAGGGGCATTCCGGAGAGGAGGTCAAGGTCTCCGCGGAGCTCAAGAAAATCTGGGGCATGCCGGGCCTCAAGATCAGCGCGACCGCCGTCCGCGTGCCGGTCTTGCGCGGGCACTCTTTGGCCGTTTGGCTGACATTCAAGGAATCGCTAACCCCGGCCCGTGCCCGCCAAATCCTCCGCAGAACTCCGGGAGTCCGATTGGCCGATCCTTACCCCACTCCTATCTCGCTTGCCGGGGACGGAGCCGTCCACGTGGGCCGCATCCGCCAAGGCACTGCGCCCAATGAAATTTGCCTCTGGATCGTCTCCGACAATCTCCTCAAGGGCGCGGCGCTCAATTCCGTCCAGATCGCCGAGGGCCTCCTCTCCCGCGGCCGGCTGGTGCCAGGCATTTAG
- a CDS encoding ATP-binding protein, producing MAVERIRKSRKSILLLGARQVGKSTLCRSLGPDKIINLADEAAFLSYAKDPSRLKREMAVLKKPALILVDEVQRLPSLLNSIQAILDEGEGFRFLLTGSSARKLKRGGANLLPGRVVLEHLDPCSFWELGDSFNLEKSLQMGSLPGIYLDPEEGEQTLSSYASIYLREEIQAEAISKNLGAYARFLDMAAEASGQWVNYSKIASDSEIPKETIRRFYSILEETLIAFRIPPFKVKQSKRRLSQRDRFIFFDLGVRNALLGIHRGPLSPLEKGRLFEQWFILQCLYLIRAKKEDWNLYSYRTDAGSEVDVVIDKGDKLVAVECKWSRQVGEADLKGLRSFESVAHKPIEKYVIYRGESRQKFSRGELAVPFNSFLKELSE from the coding sequence ATGGCTGTAGAACGCATTAGAAAAAGCCGCAAGAGCATATTGCTGCTGGGCGCGCGCCAAGTCGGGAAATCAACTCTATGCCGTTCCTTGGGCCCGGATAAAATCATAAACTTGGCCGATGAGGCTGCCTTCCTTTCTTACGCCAAGGATCCCTCCAGGCTCAAGCGGGAGATGGCCGTCCTCAAAAAACCCGCATTGATTCTTGTCGATGAGGTGCAGAGATTGCCGTCCTTGCTGAACTCAATCCAAGCCATTCTTGACGAAGGAGAGGGCTTCCGTTTTTTGCTGACGGGTTCTAGCGCGCGTAAGCTCAAGAGAGGAGGAGCGAATTTGCTGCCGGGAAGGGTCGTTCTGGAGCATTTGGATCCTTGCTCATTTTGGGAACTTGGCGATTCCTTTAACTTGGAGAAGTCGCTTCAAATGGGCTCGCTGCCTGGGATATATTTGGATCCTGAAGAAGGCGAGCAGACATTGAGCAGTTATGCCTCTATCTATTTGCGGGAAGAAATCCAGGCCGAGGCCATAAGCAAAAACCTAGGGGCTTATGCCAGATTTTTGGACATGGCTGCCGAAGCCAGCGGCCAGTGGGTCAATTATTCCAAGATAGCCTCGGATAGCGAGATTCCAAAGGAAACAATTCGCAGGTTCTATTCCATATTGGAAGAGACCCTGATCGCTTTCCGGATCCCCCCATTTAAAGTCAAGCAGTCGAAAAGAAGGCTTAGCCAGAGGGATCGTTTTATTTTCTTCGATCTCGGAGTCCGCAATGCCTTGCTGGGGATTCATCGCGGCCCATTGAGCCCTCTAGAGAAAGGCAGGCTTTTCGAGCAATGGTTTATCCTGCAATGCCTCTATCTAATCCGCGCCAAGAAAGAGGATTGGAATTTGTATTCTTACCGCACCGACGCGGGATCCGAAGTGGATGTCGTCATCGATAAAGGCGATAAGCTTGTCGCCGTCGAATGCAAGTGGTCCAGGCAAGTCGGGGAGGCTGATTTAAAGGGCCTTAGGTCTTTTGAATCCGTCGCCCATAAGCCGATCGAGAAGTATGTTATTTACCGAGGAGAATCCCGCCAAAAATTCTCCAGGGGAGAGCTAGCCGTGCCCTTTAACTCCTTTCTGAAAGAATTGAGTGAGTAA
- the serS gene encoding serine--tRNA ligase, which yields MMDAGLARKEPNKVRSGLAKRGGRCLPAFEEWLKADAAHHKLLAQVEGLRSQRNASAQLIGKAKALKDEPEVQRLLQESARLKENMSSLEAELASEGAICRQALLGLPNLPHDSCPAGNSEADNPVVRQGRPPRPMDFKPLDHQSVGEKLGWLDFVGAAKLSGSRFALWRGEGARLMRALVSFQLDRHVKAGYLEVWPPYLVRPEILEGTGQLPKFEADLYRTGASDGEKSHDLFLIPTAEVPLTNLVRGEILPAESLPMKMTAYTPCFRQEAGSYGKDVKGLIRNHQFDKVELVWITKPEDSLLALEVLTRDAEAVLKDLEIPYRVIELCTADIGFSARKTYDLEVWMPSEGRYREISSCSDCGDFQARRMNARFRRELKKAPELVHTLNGSGVAVGRLFAAILENFQQKDGSVRIPGALAPYFRSS from the coding sequence ATGATGGACGCGGGCTTGGCGCGCAAGGAGCCAAACAAGGTCCGCTCGGGCCTGGCCAAGCGCGGCGGGCGCTGCCTTCCGGCTTTCGAGGAGTGGCTAAAGGCCGACGCGGCCCACCACAAGCTTTTGGCCCAAGTCGAGGGACTGCGCTCTCAGAGGAACGCCTCGGCCCAACTCATCGGCAAGGCAAAGGCCTTGAAGGACGAGCCGGAGGTCCAGCGGCTTCTCCAGGAGTCGGCGCGCCTCAAGGAGAACATGTCCAGCTTGGAGGCGGAACTCGCATCCGAGGGCGCGATTTGCCGGCAGGCCTTGCTGGGCCTGCCGAATCTGCCGCACGACTCCTGCCCCGCGGGCAATAGCGAAGCGGACAACCCGGTCGTGCGCCAGGGGCGGCCCCCCCGCCCCATGGATTTTAAGCCGCTCGACCATCAGAGCGTAGGCGAGAAGCTGGGGTGGCTCGACTTCGTCGGGGCCGCCAAGCTCTCCGGCTCGCGCTTCGCGCTTTGGCGCGGCGAGGGTGCTAGGCTCATGCGCGCCCTTGTCTCCTTCCAGCTCGACCGCCATGTCAAGGCCGGTTACCTGGAGGTCTGGCCGCCGTACTTGGTCCGCCCGGAGATATTGGAGGGCACTGGGCAGCTTCCCAAATTCGAGGCGGATCTCTACCGCACGGGAGCGAGCGACGGGGAGAAAAGCCATGACCTATTCCTCATCCCCACGGCCGAGGTTCCCCTCACCAATCTCGTGCGGGGCGAAATCCTGCCCGCCGAAAGTCTTCCCATGAAGATGACCGCCTACACTCCCTGTTTCCGTCAGGAGGCCGGCTCCTACGGCAAGGACGTCAAGGGCCTCATCCGAAACCACCAGTTCGACAAGGTGGAGCTCGTGTGGATCACTAAGCCAGAGGATTCTCTTCTAGCTCTCGAGGTCCTAACCCGGGACGCGGAAGCCGTCCTCAAGGACCTGGAGATCCCCTACCGGGTCATCGAGCTTTGCACCGCCGACATCGGGTTCTCGGCGCGCAAGACCTACGACCTGGAGGTCTGGATGCCCTCGGAGGGCCGCTACCGCGAGATATCCTCCTGCTCTGATTGCGGGGACTTCCAGGCCAGGCGCATGAACGCGCGCTTCAGGCGCGAGCTCAAGAAAGCTCCGGAGCTCGTGCACACCTTGAACGGGAGCGGGGTGGCGGTGGGCCGGCTTTTCGCGGCGATACTTGAGAACTTCCAGCAGAAGGACGGAAGCGTAAGGATTCCGGGGGCGCTTGCTCCCTACTTTCGTTCTTCCTAG
- the gyrA gene encoding DNA gyrase subunit A, giving the protein MSKPEQENLVPDPIGNIIPRDIGTEMRASYIDYSMSVIVGRALPDVRDGLKPVHRRILYAMHSEGLASNKKYSKCAGVVGEVLKKYHPHGDSAVYDAMVRMVQDFSLLHPLIDGQGNFGSVDGDPAAAYRYTECRLSKISEELLADIDQDTVDFTPNFDGTTTEPMVLPAKFPNLIVNGSSGIAVGMATNIPPHNLAEVCEATIALIKNPKLETKELLKIVKGPDFPTGGIIRGKTGIRDYVETGRGSIRVQARTEIEDIKGNRQAIIVTELPYQVNKASLLETIADLVRDKKIPDISDIRDESDRKGMRVVIEIKRDGNANVVLNQLYKHTQLETSFGVILLSLVDGRPRVLGLREMLGHYIQHRRIVVTRRTKFQLRKALDRAHILEGFLIALKNLDRVIKIIRGSKDTEEARTKLMSEFELSKVQAQAILDMRLHQLTKLSVDELQEEYDALMKRIAELKAILADVKKVMAIVGKELETVMQQFGKSRQTQVTSEAAEMTLEDLIAKEEVVITLSNGGYIKRIPVVTYSAQGRGGKGITGAEVKEEDFIEHVFITDTHASLLFFTSRGRVFALKAYEVPEANRTSRGKAVVNLLPLSGEEKITSTIAIRSFEESKGKETFLMMCTRSGTIKKVPLAEFEHIRRNGLIAIVLEEGDVLVEVQHTMGQDEVLIGTKGGMSIRFKEAEIRPMGRNAKGVRGMRLDSGEQVIGMEVFPPTSKKTLLTVCENGYGKRTDLSEYRGQHRGGGGTITIKATERNGTVVGVKLVTNDDDLMIMTTQGMAVRLRCKDIKVISRNTQGVRLVKLEQADKVARVAPIAVEPAVSPELPL; this is encoded by the coding sequence ATGAGCAAGCCTGAACAGGAGAATTTGGTGCCGGATCCTATCGGCAATATCATCCCCCGCGACATCGGGACCGAGATGAGGGCCTCCTACATCGACTATTCCATGTCGGTGATCGTGGGCCGGGCCTTGCCCGATGTGCGCGATGGACTCAAGCCGGTGCATCGCCGCATCCTCTACGCCATGCACAGCGAGGGGCTGGCCTCCAACAAGAAATACTCCAAGTGCGCCGGCGTGGTGGGCGAGGTGCTCAAGAAATACCATCCCCACGGCGATTCCGCCGTCTACGACGCCATGGTGCGCATGGTCCAGGATTTCTCCCTGCTCCATCCCTTGATCGATGGGCAGGGCAACTTCGGCTCAGTGGACGGCGACCCCGCCGCGGCCTACCGCTACACCGAGTGCCGCCTTTCCAAGATCTCCGAGGAGCTCCTGGCCGACATCGACCAGGATACGGTGGATTTTACCCCCAACTTCGACGGCACCACGACGGAGCCCATGGTCCTTCCGGCCAAGTTTCCCAACCTCATCGTCAACGGCTCCTCCGGCATCGCGGTGGGCATGGCCACCAATATTCCTCCGCATAACCTGGCCGAGGTCTGCGAAGCGACCATCGCCCTCATCAAGAACCCCAAGCTTGAAACCAAGGAGCTCTTGAAGATCGTCAAGGGACCCGATTTCCCGACGGGCGGCATCATCCGAGGGAAAACCGGCATCCGCGACTACGTGGAGACCGGCCGGGGCTCGATTCGCGTCCAGGCGCGCACGGAGATCGAGGACATCAAAGGTAACCGCCAGGCCATCATCGTGACGGAGCTGCCCTACCAGGTGAACAAAGCCTCGCTCCTTGAAACGATCGCGGATCTCGTGCGCGACAAGAAGATTCCCGACATCTCGGACATTCGGGATGAGTCCGACCGCAAGGGCATGCGGGTTGTCATAGAGATCAAGCGCGACGGCAACGCCAACGTGGTCTTGAATCAGCTTTATAAGCATACGCAGCTTGAGACGAGTTTTGGAGTGATTCTTCTCTCTTTGGTGGATGGAAGACCCCGTGTGCTGGGCCTCCGGGAGATGCTCGGCCATTACATCCAGCACCGCAGGATCGTGGTCACTCGCCGCACCAAGTTTCAGCTGAGGAAGGCCCTGGATCGGGCCCATATTCTGGAGGGCTTCCTCATCGCCTTGAAGAACCTCGACCGGGTGATCAAGATCATCCGCGGGTCCAAGGACACCGAGGAAGCCCGGACCAAGCTCATGTCCGAGTTCGAGCTTTCCAAGGTCCAGGCCCAGGCCATCCTTGACATGCGCCTGCACCAGTTGACCAAGCTTTCGGTCGATGAACTCCAGGAGGAGTACGACGCCCTGATGAAGCGCATCGCCGAGCTCAAGGCGATCCTGGCCGATGTCAAGAAGGTGATGGCCATCGTGGGCAAGGAGCTCGAGACCGTCATGCAGCAATTCGGCAAGAGCCGCCAAACCCAGGTCACGAGCGAGGCCGCGGAGATGACCCTGGAGGACCTCATAGCCAAGGAGGAGGTCGTCATCACCCTTTCCAATGGCGGCTACATCAAGCGCATTCCGGTGGTCACCTACTCGGCCCAGGGCCGCGGAGGCAAGGGGATCACGGGGGCGGAGGTCAAGGAGGAGGATTTCATCGAGCACGTATTCATCACCGACACCCATGCCTCGCTCCTTTTCTTCACCTCCCGCGGCAGGGTCTTCGCCCTCAAGGCCTACGAGGTCCCGGAGGCCAACCGGACCTCTCGAGGCAAGGCAGTGGTCAATCTCCTGCCCCTCTCCGGGGAGGAGAAGATAACCTCGACTATTGCGATACGCTCTTTCGAGGAAAGCAAGGGCAAGGAGACCTTCCTCATGATGTGCACCAGGAGCGGGACCATCAAGAAAGTCCCCTTGGCCGAGTTCGAGCACATCCGGCGCAACGGGCTCATAGCCATTGTCCTCGAGGAGGGCGACGTCCTCGTCGAGGTCCAACACACCATGGGCCAGGATGAGGTCCTGATCGGCACCAAGGGCGGCATGTCCATCCGCTTTAAGGAGGCGGAGATCCGGCCCATGGGCCGCAACGCCAAGGGCGTGCGCGGGATGCGGCTGGACTCCGGAGAGCAGGTGATCGGCATGGAGGTTTTCCCCCCCACCAGCAAGAAGACCTTGCTCACGGTTTGCGAGAACGGCTACGGCAAGAGGACCGATCTGTCGGAGTATCGCGGTCAGCACCGCGGCGGGGGCGGCACCATCACCATCAAGGCCACGGAGAGAAATGGGACAGTGGTGGGGGTCAAGCTCGTCACCAACGACGACGATCTCATGATAATGACCACCCAGGGCATGGCCGTGCGCCTGCGCTGCAAGGACATTAAGGTCATATCCCGCAACACCCAGGGCGTGCGCCTGGTCAAGCTCGAGCAGGCCGACAAGGTGGCGCGGGTGGCTCCGATCGCCGTGGAGCCGGCGGTCTCTCCGGAACTTCCTCTGTAA